The following coding sequences are from one Canis lupus baileyi chromosome 19, mCanLup2.hap1, whole genome shotgun sequence window:
- the THUMPD3 gene encoding tRNA (guanine(6)-N(2))-methyltransferase THUMP3 isoform X3 — MSTRSLYQLQEVVPEVHCLRSVDNLFVVVKEFKDYPFKETKEEVLKDFEELAGKLPWSDPLKVWKINTSFKKKKTKRKKINQNSSKEKTNNGQGDKTDERDDKKGFINNTLDSHILDYYENPAIKEEVSTLVGDDLASCKDEKDESSKEETQPELLKFRVTCNRAGEKHCFSSNEAARDFGGAIQDYFKWKADMTNFDVEVLLNIHDKEIVVGIALTEESLHRRNITHFGPTTLRSTLAYGMLRLCAPQPTDIIVDPMCGTGAIPIEGATEWSNCYHIAGDNNPLAVNRAANNISSLLTKSQIKEGKVSWGLPIDAVQWDICNLPLRTGSVDIIVTDMPFGKRMGSKKRNWNLYPACLREMSRVCRPGTGRAALLTQDKKCFAKALSGMGHVWRKVHTVWVNIGGLHAAVYLLKRTPQAFIHPSEQDGERTPW, encoded by the exons GAAGAAGTTCTAAAGGATTTTGAAGAATTGGCTGGGAAGCTTCCATGGTCAGACCCTTTAAAAGTATGGAAAATTAATACcagcttcaagaaaaaaaaaacaaaacgcaAAAAGATAAATCAGAATTCAAGTAAAGAGAAGACTAATAATGGACAAGGAGACAAAACAGACGAGAGAGATGATAAAAAAGGATTCATTAACAATACCTTAGATTCCCATATCTTAGACTATTATGAAAATCCAGCCATCAAAGAAGAGGTCTCAACATTAGTAGGTGATGATTTGGCATCTTGTAAAGATGAGAAGGATGAAAGCTCAAAAGAAGAAACTCAACCTGAATTGTTGAAGTTTAGGGTCACGTGCAACAGGGCAGGAGAGAAACACTGCTTTTCCTCAAATGAGGCCGCAAGAGATTTTGGAGGTGCTATTCAAGATTACTTTAAGTGGAAGGCTGACATGACCAACTTTGATGTGGAG gtTCTTTTGAACATCCATGATAAAGAAATTGTTGTGGGCATTGCATTGACAGAAGAGAGTCTCCACCGAAGAAATATTACACATTTTGGACCTACAACTCTTAGATCTACTCTTGCCTATGGGATGCTCAG gCTCTGTGCTCCTCAACCTACTGATATAATAGTTGATCCAATGTGTGGAACAGGAGCAATACCAATAGAG GGGGCTACTGAATGGTCTAACTGTTATCATATTGCTGGTGATAATAATCCGTTGGCTGTGAATAGAGCAGCAAATAACATCTCATCTTTATTGACCAAGAGCCAAATTAAAGAAGG CAAAGTGTCCTGGGGCTTGCCCATAGATGCTGTTCAGTGGGATATCTGCAATCTGCCATTGAGAACTGGCTCTGTGGACATTATTGTAACAGACATGCCATTTGGAAAAAG GATGGGCTCCAAAAAGAGAAACTGGAACCTTTATCCAGCTTGCCTACGGGAGATGAGCCGTGTCTGTAGACCAGGGACAGGCCGAGCTGCACTACTTACTCAGGACAAGAAATGCTTTGCCAAG GCATTATCTGGAATGGGACATGTTTGGCGGAAGGTACATACTGTCTGGGTGAATATAGGGGGTCTTCATGCAGCAGTTTATCTTCTGAAACGTACACCTCAAGCTTTTATTCATCCTTCAGAACAAGATGGGGAAAGAACTCCTTGGTGA